A stretch of the Brachyhypopomus gauderio isolate BG-103 unplaced genomic scaffold, BGAUD_0.2 sc315, whole genome shotgun sequence genome encodes the following:
- the LOC143504691 gene encoding uncharacterized protein LOC143504691 → MFKLMMRSKKAGPTEELPEGCDVSAPSVKNKQAKKDHSRWFSAICCTRVEEAVMEELNTPPCGKSGGVVSTSGINPAVLTEELRNTLPSNMKMEDLIEVLEKISAWVKVAVKEVVAQDLIPIVRNLMLERIAALDRVKAQMSCRGTRSVLSDTDLSEEALQSGIVRRFVKTASETFLQERLGLTSWTKPDTDHYGSRSASVTEADVEVKLSLQRCCSELSALIALTLFGDVAGITISWTEQDHTGSALQSAAQTVDVGLEKKSWWFRFPRFLKLRFKKRTT, encoded by the exons TCTAAGAAAGCTGGGCCAACAGAAGAGCTTCCTGAGGGCTGTGATGTGTCGGCCCCCAGTGTGAAAAACAAGCAGGCAAAGAAAGACCATAGCAGATGGTTTTCAG CTATTTGCTGTACTAGAGTGGAGGAGGCAGTGATGGAGGAGCTCAACACTCCTCCATGTGGGAAAAGTGGTGGAGTCGTATCCACCTCTGGGATTAATCCAGCTGTTCTAACTGAAGAGCTGAGGAATACACTGCCAAGCAAT atgaaaatggaggatttgatTGAAGTGCTGGAAAAAATCTCGGCATGGGTCAAAGTGGCAGTGAAGGAGGTGGTTGCTCAGGACCTCATCCCTATAGTGAGGAACCTGATGCTGGAAAGGATTGCGGCTCTGGACCGAGTAAAAGCACAAATGAGCTGCAGGGGTACTCGGTCAGTGCTGTCGGATACTGACCTTTCTGAGGAGGCACTCCAGTCGGGCATCGTGAGGAGATTTGTGAAGACTGCTTCAGAAACTTTTCTCCAAGAACGCCTTGGGTTGACATCCTGGACCAAGCCCGACACTGATCACTACGGTTCTAGAAGCGCATCTGTGACGGAGGCTGACGTGGAAGTGAAGCTGTCACTACAGAGATGCTGCTCAGAGCTGTCAGCTCTGATTGCCCTCACTCTGTTCGGTGATGTCGCTGGCATCACCATCTCTTGGACAGAACAGGACCATACAGGCTCCGCTCTGCAGagtgcagcacagacagtggacgtggggctggagaagaaatcttggtggttcaggtttccaagatttctgaagctgagattcaag AAACGGACAACCTAA
- the LOC143504690 gene encoding uncharacterized protein LOC143504690 has translation MPQCCVPCCFNRSESKTTTLLSFYRFPCNEKERRKWVQLIRRENFTPNCNSRVCSWHFPNGKAAGPSRFAWNQGKAFHFPDHPSNPPKQKKQIVPSSDDATDTGHTADMATPQTPTTSQPSLVMLEVENDMLREENKKLKEQLEKQKQTFSFSQISSHPNKVQYYTGLPDAATVFFLEALLSRFELQYHSDWTVQIMPLIDQLLLTLMKLKLNCGHVDLATRFNCSTATVTNIFTTIICALYDILYVGLLENIPSTAKNQTSLPDCFRPFPNCRIVLDCTEVAVSNTERLDTQCHLYSHYKGRTTLKALIGVAPNGVITFASNLYGGSASDKSITADSGLLQHLQAGDLVIADKGFTIRDILPEGVLLNTPSFLLNGQFTQEEVNNNRLISCARIHVERSIQRLKLFCILDHIPYQYRKNVNKILKVCVCLTNLQTPILREIQ, from the exons ATGCCGCAGTGCTGTGTGCCCTGCTGTTTTAACAGATCCGAGTCTAAAACAACGACCCTTTTGTCTTTCTACCGCTTTCCTtgcaatgagaaagagagaagaaaatggGTGCAGTTGATAAG ACGTGAAAACTTCACCCCAAACTGCAACTCCAGGGTGTGTAGTTGGCACTTTCCCAATGGCAAAGCTGCTGGACCTTCGCGATTCGCTTGGAACCAGGGAAAGGCTTTTCATTTTCCTGACCACCCCAGCAATCCCCCTAAGCAGAAGAAGCAGATTGTCCCTTCCAGTGATGATGCAacagacacaggacacacagctgACATGGCAACCCCACAAACCCCTACTACATCCCAACCAAGTCTTGTCATGCTTGAGGTTGAGAATGACATGCTTAGAGAAGAGAACAAAAAATTGAAAGAACAGTTGgagaaacaaaagcaaaccTTTTCTTTCAGTCAGATTTCCTCCCATCCTAACAAAGTCCAATACTACACTGGATTACCTGATGCTGCCACAGTATTTTTTTTGGAAGCACTTCTTTCTAGATTTGAGCTACAGTATCATTCTGATTGGACTGTCCAAATTATGCCCCTTATTGATCAGTTACTCCTTACTTTGATGAAGCttaaattgaattgtggccatgTAGACCTTGCAACAAGGTTTAATTGTAGCACAGCAACTGTAACTAACATCTTTACCACCATCATCTGTGCTCTGTATGATATTTTGTATGTCGGTCTACTTGAAAACATCCCCTCCACGGCCAAGAATCAGACTTCGCTGCCAGACTGCTTCCGACCTTTTCCTAACTGTAGAATAGTCCTTGACTGCACAGAGGTTGCTGTCTCCAACACAGAGAGGCTTGACACACAGTGTCATTTGTACAGCCACTACAAAGGACGGACCACGCTAAAGGCTCTAATTGGTGTGGCTCCCAATGGTGTGATTACTTTTGCCAGTAACCTGTACGGTGGGAGCGCCTCAGACAAGTCAATAACAGCTGACAGTGGACTTCTCCAACATCTACAAGCAGGTGATCTGGTTATTGCAGACAAGGGCTTCACAATTCGGGACATTTTGCCAGAGGGAGTTCTTCTTAACACCCCGTCTTTCTTGCTCAACGGACAGTTTACACAGGAGGAAGTAAACAATAACAGACTTATCTCCTGTGCAAGGATACATGTGGAGCGGTCTATTCAGAGGCTGaaactgttttgcattttggacCACATCCCTTACCAGTACAGGAAAAATGTTAACAAGATActgaaagtatgtgtgtgtcttacaaatTTGCAAACCCCAATTCTCCGTGAAATTCAATGA